From the Carassius carassius chromosome 45, fCarCar2.1, whole genome shotgun sequence genome, one window contains:
- the LOC132127648 gene encoding immunoglobulin superfamily member 5-like isoform X1 encodes MYVFRLGLFLLIITVASGQVLLQPLNAAVLRGSKAQFNCSTNQPISVMTWMVNGRLVITISDSGVLKSTDRVSATNFTTPGDYRWEFSISNVQRDDAGEVTCQVLGGAASKATLSVQERGSVGIVGGNQTKTEGAQSAFQCQAVGWFPEPNVSWSVNGVANSCNTSSVTQGNLFNSSCTLLVTAVKNSSVQCLVKIPALSTSDSSTVFLTVVKLAKIDQTVLIAVTVAFSAAALLFLIIYGIFFFCKRRKKKSSYQEELRRAQIQSQNRTPATENVRGRDNRGYRDRHDGHTNDRVWYTNQSNKHQMPGDFFDDGHRNHSHMTML; translated from the exons ATGTATGTTTTTAGACTGGGTCTTTTTCTTCTGATCATCACGG TGGCCTCCGGTCAGGTGCTGCTACAGCCTCTGAATGCAGCGGTGCTCCGTGGTTCGAAGGCTCAGTTCAACTGCAGCACAAATCAGCCCATATCCGTCATGACCTGGATGGTCAACGGACGCTTGGTTATCACCATTTCTGATTCTGGGGTGTTAAAGAGCACAGATCGTGTTTCTGCCACAAACTTCACCACGCCTGGAGATTACAGATGGGAGTTTTCAATTAGCAACGTGCAGAGAGACGATGCGGGTGAAGTCACCTGTCAGGTTTTGGGTGGAGCGGCTAGCAAGGCCACACTGTCTGTACAAG AACGTGGCAGCGTGGGGATCGTAGGTGGAAATCAGACCAAAACGGAAGGCGCTCAGTCGGCGTTCCAGTGTCAGGCCGTGGGATGGTTTCCTGAACCCAACGTGTCCTGGTCTGTTAATGGAGTGGCAAATTCCTGCAACACAAGCTCTGTAACACAGGGAAACCTGTTTAACTCCAGCTGTACACTGTTAGTCACTGCCGTCAAAAACTCTTCTGTTCAGTGTCTGGTCAAGATACCAGCCCTGAGCACATCGGACAGCAGCACAGTCTTCCTGACCGTTG TAAAGCTTGCTAAAATAGACCAGACGGTGTTGATCGCTGTCACTGTGGCCTTCAGTGCTGCGGCTCTGTTGTTTCTAATCATCTACGgaatttttttcttctgcaaAAGGAGGAAGAAAA AGTCAAGCTATCAGGAGGAGCTCAGGAG GGCACAAATCCAGTCCCAGAATAGGACGCCTGCCACAGAAAATGTGCGAGGACGGGACAACCGAGGATATAGAGACCGGCATGATG GACACACCAATGATAGAGTCTGGTACACAAACCAGTCTAACAAACATCAG ATGCCTGGTGACTTTTTTGATGATGGTCACAGGAACCACAGCCACATGACCATGCTCTAG
- the hmgn1b gene encoding non-histone chromosomal protein HMG-like, translating to MPKRSKANNDAEVTEPKRRSERLVNKPAPPKAEPKPKKPAAKPKKTKEPKESKEEEKKEEVPAENGETKADEEGSATEDADKKGEDGE from the exons ATGCCTAAAAGGAGCAAA gCGAACAATGATGCTGAAGTCACTGAG CCTAAAAGAAGGTCGGAGAGGTTGGTAAAC AAACCTGCACCCCCAAAGGCAGAGCCTAAGCCAAAG AAGCCGGCTGCCAAACCTAAGAAAACAAAGGAACCCAAGGAGTCcaaggaggaggagaagaaagagGAGGTGCCCGCAGAAAATGGAGAAACAAAAGCTGAcgaagag GGATCGGCAACGGAAGACGCTGACAAGAAGGGGGAAGACGGGGAATAA
- the LOC132127648 gene encoding immunoglobulin superfamily member 5-like isoform X2, which produces MYVFRLGLFLLIITVASGQVLLQPLNAAVLRGSKAQFNCSTNQPISVMTWMVNGRLVITISDSGVLKSTDRVSATNFTTPGDYRWEFSISNVQRDDAGEVTCQVLGGAASKATLSVQERGSVGIVGGNQTKTEGAQSAFQCQAVGWFPEPNVSWSVNGVANSCNTSSVTQGNLFNSSCTLLVTAVKNSSVQCLVKIPALSTSDSSTVFLTVESSYQEELRRAQIQSQNRTPATENVRGRDNRGYRDRHDGHTNDRVWYTNQSNKHQMPGDFFDDGHRNHSHMTML; this is translated from the exons ATGTATGTTTTTAGACTGGGTCTTTTTCTTCTGATCATCACGG TGGCCTCCGGTCAGGTGCTGCTACAGCCTCTGAATGCAGCGGTGCTCCGTGGTTCGAAGGCTCAGTTCAACTGCAGCACAAATCAGCCCATATCCGTCATGACCTGGATGGTCAACGGACGCTTGGTTATCACCATTTCTGATTCTGGGGTGTTAAAGAGCACAGATCGTGTTTCTGCCACAAACTTCACCACGCCTGGAGATTACAGATGGGAGTTTTCAATTAGCAACGTGCAGAGAGACGATGCGGGTGAAGTCACCTGTCAGGTTTTGGGTGGAGCGGCTAGCAAGGCCACACTGTCTGTACAAG AACGTGGCAGCGTGGGGATCGTAGGTGGAAATCAGACCAAAACGGAAGGCGCTCAGTCGGCGTTCCAGTGTCAGGCCGTGGGATGGTTTCCTGAACCCAACGTGTCCTGGTCTGTTAATGGAGTGGCAAATTCCTGCAACACAAGCTCTGTAACACAGGGAAACCTGTTTAACTCCAGCTGTACACTGTTAGTCACTGCCGTCAAAAACTCTTCTGTTCAGTGTCTGGTCAAGATACCAGCCCTGAGCACATCGGACAGCAGCACAGTCTTCCTGACCGTTG AGTCAAGCTATCAGGAGGAGCTCAGGAG GGCACAAATCCAGTCCCAGAATAGGACGCCTGCCACAGAAAATGTGCGAGGACGGGACAACCGAGGATATAGAGACCGGCATGATG GACACACCAATGATAGAGTCTGGTACACAAACCAGTCTAACAAACATCAG ATGCCTGGTGACTTTTTTGATGATGGTCACAGGAACCACAGCCACATGACCATGCTCTAG